The region gttatgttttaaGGAGTGCTAAACCAGCAAcacgtttgtaaaacgtacttaactcattaacaacaataaatcaagcacgtttttaaagtatatgatttgtagaatgaacctttgcaaaacatcaaagtgttattttcaataattaaTGTGCCACAATAAGTTAAAATTCAGGTTGTTCCCGGATTCAAACTGCGAGCTGGGGACTAAAACTAACTTCCTAGATTAACATCCAAGGTCCTGCTTCACCCAAAACCTACGATATACCAATGCGAATTTAAAGTATGAATGTcccaaagaacaaaagaattttctttgaaaaaaaaggtcaccgcatttgaaattcacaccccctgtaagGAAGATTAAGATCACGCCTTCCATATGGATGTCAACTATAATAGCCCATAGTTATTGCACAACGCTTATATAACTTGTGCTTATGGTATATTACGTAAAACGCAATAATTAAATCTAGAATTAATATCACCATGGTTGCATCCAAAGGGCGTGGTATTTGTTAACGGCAGTTTCTATTCCAACGTTAATGATGAGCAGTAATGTGGTTTTTACCAGTGCAACAAGAGGGATCACCATGGCTCTCAACTCCTCATCTAACGTGTATGATTATTCTGATGCATACAAACATCCCTTGTACATTGAGATATTTATTTCACTGTATGTGTGGACTATTACCATCTTaacattaaaggccctttcagtgatttcacaggaacattaaaaaaaaatggaaatttgtcagagttgcttagaaataaagaataagtctacagaatttcattaaaccacttttcccctgaatacatcgacaaattagtcaaaaaacagaagttttagaaatgttttctacttcaactcagatcgactcgagaaaatcgagattttcgtacagtgcgccaccaatcgactggaaaaacttcctagtccagtgtttctaacacggggaagtagagtctaaattgatttaaaacagacgtttaatttttgtagtagaaaacaaaataagcaattaaaggtcagttaggtcaccgaggcaaactaacggtcaattcaaatatgaaaaacagttaaaattgtgtattttgtttaaaatagtagctactgatgtaataagtagtagaaacaatacgcaacgcgtgttggtacgtggagagtgagcttctttcgatctcgagtcggactttttgtactgtcagtatcaaaagtccagaatcatgcaaatgctttattttgtctaaaatacacggctttcgaccgaaccactagcaggctatgttagcacatctatgccaattacaaaggtaccaaaatctgaattttgatgatttttacgatcgtccggatgagcaaatcactgaatgggcctttaacaggcAATACTCTTATATTTGCTTCATTTGCTAGAGATGCCGAGCTTCGTGCCAAAGCTGGTAATCTTTTCATTCTCAATCTAGCTTCAGCGGATTTCCTTGTAGGAATCAATGCGTTAACATTTACCAATCTTTGGCGACATTATGGAAATTGGCCTTTTGGAGAATGGATGTGCAAGATCTATATGATTTTCGACTATTCAGCAATTGTGCAGTCCGCTTTTGCTATAGTTTTGATAAGCATGGATCGATACTTGATGGTTACAATGCAGCTAAAGTATCGAACCTTTATGACGATTAGGAAAGTATGTATTTTCATCGCCACAACATGGTTTTCTTCTTTAATGTTTTTCATCGTGCCGATATTAGGCTACGAGTCGTGGTACCCGAGTACCTGGGTACCGAACTACGATATAACTTGCTACGCCCGTGTTGAGTATAATCCGTCTTATAATATCGTCACAATATTGTTTGCCTTTGGTTTACCAGGCTGTCTGTTAGTATTCTTCAATATGATGGTATTTCTTAATATTCGCAAAAGATCTGGTGGGTTATTTCGTTCTCGGATCATTGCACCATCATCTGCATCATCTGTGAACACGGTACAATCTGTAGTAGATCCACTTCACAAAACTACACGTGAGGTAGGGAGTGCAACTCTAAATAACTCCAGTAAGAGAGCGGCTGTTGGTCAAGCCATAGACGCGGGAGCACAGGAAGAAGTTACGGTACAACAAGCAGCTCGGGACAAAAAGCGTGCATTGAAAAAGGACAAAAAGCGGCGATCACTCTATCGATGATAGTAATTGCATTCATAATCTGTTGGGTAccatattaggcctacattgtgcAAATACTctatgtatttctggcgattgaCCCTAGTTTGACGATTTGGTATGCTGTGTATTATGTGACGTGGTCAAATTCCGCTTTGAATCCGTGTTTATACGCAATTTCAAGTCCTAAAATGAGGAAAAACTTCCTGGATTTGATCTGTATCGGGAAACACTGTAAGCGATAACAATATCATTTGTGGATCTGTAGATCTAAAATAGAATATCGTAGATTTAGCGGTGATATCTCAAAATTACCAGAGGGGAAAAGACTACTCTAAGACAAGTCATAGACAAGTCCATTCCTTGATATTTATGGACAGTGGACTTACATCCTCGGGACTTGCAATGGCACTAAACCCAGTGTTTGAGCTGACGTTTTGCGTGAGTTGTTCGTAAATGTGAGATATTGTTACACATTGTTATcggtaaaaatattttgtaaacatatcATTTAAATGCATCGGAAACCGAACAAATTCCGAAATTCCAAAATTGGAAAACAAACAGGAAATGATCTAGTTGTACAGTACTCCATAAACATTTTATAAGACCTCCTACCATGCCTACCATAGATACTCCATCAAATTCCGCACATTTGCAATATAGTTCCGCTTGAAAAGCCAAATTCCGCAAATGACATGTTATTTTCCACGAACGCGGACTTTggaggggtcccaaatatttCAAGGACCAGTGTCAATTATTTTCTGATCAGAAAAACTTGATGCCCCCCCTTCCGCTGACACAAACCCTCCGAAAACTTGAATACAAATGGTTAGGATAGGCCAAGATAGGCGAAGAATGAACTTAAATTAATTATAACTGCAAAGAAACTCTTTAAAAACTACAAATCCCAGTCATTTCAAGAGTGCACTTGGAAGAGAGAGTATTTTCCGAAAGAGAACTATATCGCAAATGCGCGGAATTTTATGGAATATCTATGGTAACAATTACAATTCCAGTGATATgttctactaatttgatatgaaatgacattttgcaatagcaaagtcaaaattaggacttgctgtcaataatatgaaggaaataggTGACAGAGGCAatgtgtgaaatacaagtagtatttaagttataataacctttgatacccgacctgaccttccatcatggcgccatgattcgtcttatgtatttctattttgctctcaagtaaaataaaataccaatctgcactaagcagacagaatgttacttggctcccagcatgaattattgattttatacggaggtaaagaaatgcacagtgtatgtgcaagccgtgcaacaatactccaaatatttacggtaaatctgaatagtggtcacatgttgacatatcatgtgtttgggaaatcacgtggcaagattttaagatttcaggcttgcttactagttaattgccatttgtactctttattatttatctttgttaattaacatatattttaaatgctgataaatcgtggatggctgcccatgatatctgttaaattcaatgttttatgaatataattctaccacgcagggAGTCAcgtagcagaatttcacatcacctgacttagctagatttcgaagctctgctcttcaaattcatgtaaatgtcaaagtttatacatttaatatatttaatatgatactaattttttgttataaccaactggtacacgaaatatacagcttattacctatacagaaaggtgattaaggcctatcagccttcactcagcaaattgacatgcccggcatatgcagccattctccgtctggataacatgactatCGCCCTCAATACgttgggcacaaatttaaataacaatacgctatttacatatcaatccggcctcatgctaattaaagctgccccatccaggagttcatctatgcttGTACCATCTGTATTTAAAGTCAGTTCCGCTCGATAATCTATATAAATAGGTTGTCTTAAGGCGGCGCGATCttttatcaaaagagctttccttttatcaaaagagctttctgtgaaaaatgtattaaatatgcagctactaagttatggaataatgttgataacagcatcAAAAGCTCATCATCTATCAATCCATGCATTTTAAAAgcatcttatgcaaagttactattaattcTTATTGTTTCTggtttatatgaccacattgATATTTATTGGTGTCTAATttactattgtttattgttattattgttattttttatatttatttaggttaattcatatcaggATATGGCAGGTTATTGTTAGTTATTCATTGATctgacaatctgctgccatgtccaatgatgaattaaccaaacaAAGGAACACATACTTTCAGGCCTCTTTTGGCCTTTCCTgcgattccttcactctcacatattgtattttgattatttatgaatgaaatatcttttgttgatttcaaatgataatgtcatgaagtcgtaaataagtcgagtctcgagtcatggCTCGTTAGAAGTCTGGGAACCGGTAGACTTCAAAATCTAACCAAAACTTGAAGTGAATATTAGTCGACATTCGGTTGCCGAATATTGAAATCAAAACTGACGGAAAttaaaattgaatacaataccggtctaaCAATGCAGAGGAAATGAATTTTAAAGTTCAAGTGAGACATTTTCCTATCCACTGGAACTACCGGACGATACATTTACATTCAAAATCTAACTTCGTTTGTATCTCTAGAAAATAGAATCATATTCGTGATGCAATTTCAAATTCTTGCATTTTCCCAAACTGCAATTTGCTCCCCAACCATCAAGGAATTGAACATCTTTTGTTTGATTTACTAGAGTATAATAACATGACATTTTTTCTGTCCAAAACTATTACATGAGCACTGATCAAACATATTGAAGACAAACTCTATCTGCCATGCTTTTGTCATCTCAAAACCCATTGAGTTTTTGGGACGTTGGCCAATCTTACAAAATACATTTTCTATCCTTTTTATCCGTTGTATACTTGTGAACTTTGTTTTATATTTCCTCTACTTTACccaaaattacccaaaataaTTTACTAAATTACCCAAATTCATGAGTTTTTGAGTTAACTAAGaaggttattaaatttaaattaatgggttttaaattcaaaaatgctCTCGTCAACCTTTTCCAATAATAGTGTTTTTTATGTTATGGTGTTTCTAACTTtctctaaaataaaaaaaaaacccaaaccaaATCAAAACACCACAATCTCAGTCAATAAACACTTTATCTAAAAACATCTagtgagagaatttagatattaagatCATTAACCACCCACTAAAATTAGGAAACCATACCACCACCCTGTAAACTAAAAATGAAACATGGAAAAATTCAGGGAatgttcaaaaataaagaaaaacataagagtCTGTAAAATATCCATTAAAGCCCTAACATAGGCAGGCACAAGTATTTTCTTTTTTGAATATATAAGTTTCAAATgacaaagtagctatctatatATTGCGGTTTCCTCTTGTTCTATTATATTGATCTCAATGtgtataattgaatacatgaatgcaGAACCCACCCAactccatactttggccaaattgagttaagcatgggaaattgttgcgtAAACATAGGGCTACCATGTATAAATGCCCAAATCCACCCTCTAGGTGCGTCTactgagcatgtgaaatccagtATGGCCTATACCCAGCATGTATCATACACattgtttttttagttttctgAAAACCACTTTCGATGGACTtgagtgggttttgtattcagatAGTCAATTGT is a window of Amphiura filiformis chromosome 2, Afil_fr2py, whole genome shotgun sequence DNA encoding:
- the LOC140139267 gene encoding LOW QUALITY PROTEIN: histamine H4 receptor-like (The sequence of the model RefSeq protein was modified relative to this genomic sequence to represent the inferred CDS: substituted 1 base at 1 genomic stop codon), with amino-acid sequence MIFTIVRMSKSLNGPLTGNTLIFASFARDAELRAKAGNLFILNLASADFLVGINALTFTNLWRHYGNWPFGEWMCKIYMIFDYSAIVQSAFAIVLISMDRYLMVTMQLKYRTFMTIRKVCIFIATTWFSSLMFFIVPILGYESWYPSTWVPNYDITCYARVEYNPSYNIVTILFAFGLPGCLLVFFNMMVFLNIRKRSGGLFRSRIIAPSSASSVNTVQSVVDPLHKTTREVGSATLNNSSKRAAVGQAIDAGAQEEVTKGQKAAITLSMIVIAFIICWVPYXAYIVQILYVFLAIDPSLTIWYAVYYVTWSNSALNPCLYAISSPKMRKNFLDLICIGKHCKR